The following are encoded together in the Candidatus Thorarchaeota archaeon genome:
- a CDS encoding GTPase, which produces MTRQRVIIMGAAGRDFHNFNVYFRENEGYEVVAFTAEQIPGIGDRVYPPELSGRLYPDGIKIYPEAKLPELIKQYDVEQCILAYSDLPHMTVGHKIAWVTSLGPDMRLMGPRTTILKSKKPVIAVTAVRTGCGKSQTSRRVNQILVDMGLKPVNIRHPMPYDPDLTTQIAQRYGSMGDMDKYRCTIEEREEYEPMIGMGVVLYAGVDYGRILEMAEQEADVITWDGGNNDFPFYKPDLHIVVVDPHRPGHEVSYYPGETNLRMAHVVIINKVETADYQDVEFVRRNVQEVNPNAVIIDAASPVRVDNMALIRGKRVLVVEDGPTVTHGDMKYGAGFIAAKKAGATIVDPRPFAVGSIKKTFEKYSHLENVLPAMGYGREQMLELEKTISKADVDAVVIGTPIDLTKVIRINKPSTRVRYDLQEIGKPDLHDVLLEFVQQRGLK; this is translated from the coding sequence ATGACGAGACAACGAGTCATAATAATGGGAGCCGCCGGAAGAGACTTCCACAACTTCAATGTGTACTTCAGAGAGAATGAGGGCTACGAAGTGGTAGCTTTCACTGCTGAACAGATACCCGGGATTGGAGACAGGGTCTACCCGCCCGAGCTCTCGGGCAGACTATATCCGGATGGAATCAAGATATATCCAGAGGCGAAGCTGCCCGAACTGATCAAGCAATACGATGTTGAGCAGTGCATCCTCGCCTACTCTGACCTGCCGCACATGACCGTGGGACACAAGATCGCATGGGTGACATCGCTTGGCCCGGACATGAGACTGATGGGTCCTCGTACCACGATACTGAAGAGCAAGAAGCCAGTGATCGCGGTCACAGCAGTCAGAACGGGTTGTGGAAAGAGTCAGACCTCGAGGAGAGTCAATCAGATACTAGTCGACATGGGACTCAAGCCCGTCAACATCCGCCATCCCATGCCATATGACCCTGACCTGACAACCCAGATAGCACAGAGGTACGGCAGTATGGGGGACATGGACAAGTACAGGTGTACGATAGAGGAACGGGAGGAGTATGAACCCATGATTGGTATGGGCGTGGTATTGTATGCGGGAGTCGACTACGGCCGGATTCTTGAGATGGCGGAACAAGAAGCGGATGTGATCACATGGGATGGCGGCAATAACGACTTCCCATTCTATAAGCCTGACCTTCACATAGTTGTGGTCGACCCACACAGACCTGGACACGAGGTCTCATACTACCCCGGTGAGACAAACCTACGGATGGCTCATGTGGTCATCATCAACAAAGTGGAGACTGCGGACTACCAGGATGTGGAATTCGTCCGACGAAACGTACAGGAAGTGAACCCCAATGCTGTCATAATTGACGCAGCATCTCCCGTGCGCGTGGACAACATGGCCCTCATAAGAGGCAAGCGAGTGCTTGTTGTCGAGGATGGCCCGACCGTGACTCATGGGGACATGAAGTATGGGGCTGGATTCATTGCGGCTAAGAAGGCTGGAGCTACCATTGTTGACCCAAGGCCTTTTGCAGTCGGCAGTATCAAGAAGACGTTCGAGAAATACTCTCACCTGGAGAACGTCTTGCCTGCAATGGGCTACGGACGGGAACAGATGCTCGAGCTTGAAAAGACAATCAGTAAGGCTGACGTTGACGCGGTGGTAATTGGTACGCCAATCGATCTGACCAAGGTGATAAGAATCAACAAACCGAGTACTAGAGTCAGATATGACCTCCAAGAGATTGGCAAGCCAGACCTTCACGACGTACTGCTCGAGTTTGTCCAACAACGCGGCTTGAAGTGA